One window from the genome of Amaranthus tricolor cultivar Red isolate AtriRed21 chromosome 9, ASM2621246v1, whole genome shotgun sequence encodes:
- the LOC130823289 gene encoding uncharacterized protein LOC130823289: MIDCLHHYIRKLLLQRKIMEAVKKNDVKCAGPEEMKAREQQVDTLKEMIRQLEECKVKEASTSEATVEALKKQSEGLLLEYDRCDDAEQQKMKTVDTHPQGDNSKGRFYQKCKLIGTVHSDNKGDQRQQSNHPHRLTDFAGLRNEVLNDPAAKEASGLGLQDIRKVQPSFKPNAEPSSLIHLAKPGNWCFTGGLLGPDGADRYLEKWCNRTQNKGPSGSSNNTDSLISVGAGGRGGTVKVLRSLSQTTMFYKLSDGGREYRFSKKIQI; the protein is encoded by the exons ATGATTGATTGTCTGCACCACTACATTAGAAAACTTCTTTTACAAAGGAAGATCATGGAGGCTGTAAAGAAGAATGATGTAAAATGTGCAGGTCCTGAGGAAATGAAAGCGAGAGAACAGCAGGTCGACACATTAAAGGAGATGATTAGGCAGCTTGAAGAATGCAAAGTTAAGGAAGCAAGTACATCAGAAGCTACTGTTGAGGCTCTTAAAAAGCAATCAGAAGGCCTGCTTCTTGAATATGATC GTTGTGATGATGCCGAACAACAAAAGATGAAAACTGTGGATACTCATCCACAGGGTGATAACTCGAAGGGTCGATTCTATCAGAAATGTAAATTAATCGGAACTGTTCATTCTGACAATAAGGGGGATCAAAGACAGCAATCAAACCACCCACACAGATTGACAGATTTTGCTGGTCTTCGAAATGAAGTGCTCAATGATCCTGCAGCAAAAGAAGCTTCGGGTTTGGGCCTTCAGGACATTAGAAAAGTTCAGCCTTCATTTAAACCTAATGCAGAACCCTCTTCTCTCATTCACCTAGCTAAGCCAG GAAATTGGTGCTTCACAGGAGGATTGCTTGGACCAGATGGAGCGGACCGATACCTGGAAAAATGGTGCAACCGGACTCAAAACAAAGGTCCATCTGGATCAAGCAATAATACTGATTCATTAATTTCTGTGGGAGCAGGTGGGAGGGGCGGCACAGTTAAAGTTCTGAGATCACTCAGTCAGACTACTATG ttCTATAAGCTATCG GATGGTGGACGAGAGTATCGTTTCAGCAAAAAGATTCAGATCTGA
- the LOC130823288 gene encoding uncharacterized protein LOC130823288, which yields MAQQLSNLFKPSGQLPSNTEKNPSGHVNAATLRSDTTYNPPPMVVVENEEGEVVVEEKAPNEGEKEEQLAPAPVKRKQPTINVYVPPVPFPQRLAHRKLEEKYGEFLEVLSKLEINIPFIDAFKKMPSYAKFLKEVLSNKRKLPETGVETLRGECSAILECKVPKKESDLGSFTIPVKFGEVLVNKALADLGASVSIMPLSLCKRINAEIKPTKMSLQLANRLVRFSVRVVEDLPVQIGKFYVPCDFVIMDIVEDHVISIILGKDFLKTTRAVFDVFNGKLTLNILGRTLSFIFHQ from the coding sequence ATGGCGCAGCAATTGAGCAATCTTTTCAAACCCAGTGGACAACTGCCAAGCAACACCGAGAAAAACCCCTCCGGGCATGTTAATGCCGCTACACTAAGAAGCGACACCACCTATAATCCTCCACCCATGGTTGTTGTTGAAAATGAAGAAGGAGAGGTGGTAGTAGAGGAAAAAGCACCTAATGAGGGAGAAAAGGAGGAACAACTAGCACCTGCCCCAGTGAAGAGAAAGCAGCCCACCATTAATGTATATGTACCTCCTGTTCCTTTCCCACAGAGATTAGCGCATCGCAagcttgaagaaaaatatgggGAGTTTTTAGAAGTTCTGAGTAAGCTTGAAATAAACATTCCCTTCATAGATGCTTTCAAGAAGATGCCTTCTTATGCAAAATTTCTAAAGGAGGTGTTATCTAACAAAAGGAAGCTACCGGAAACAGGCGTAGAAACACTAAGAGGAGAATGCAGCGCTATCTTAGAGTGCAAGGTGCCGAAAAAAGAATCTGACCTCGGGAGTTTCACCATTCCAGTCAAATTTGGTGAAGTTTTGGTCAATAAAGCACTCGCTGATTTGGGAGCTAGTGTGAGTATCATGCCGCTATCTTTATGCAAGAGGATCAATGCGGAGATCAAGCCAACAAAAATGTCTTTGCAGCTAGCCAATAGATTAGTAAGGTTTTCAGTTAGAGTTGTTGAAGATTTGCCAGTTCAAATAGGGAAGTTCTATGTCCCTTGTGATTTTGTGATTATGGATATTGTTGAAGATCATGTCATATCTATCATTCTTGGGAAAGATTTTTTGAAGACTACACGAGCTGTTTTTGATGTGTTCAATGGCAAGCTTACATTGAACATCTTGGGGAGGACGTTGAGTTTTATTTTCCATCAATGA
- the LOC130823290 gene encoding auxin-binding protein ABP19a-like — MDPSKVIVDDFVLTGLRVPGSTKNSFKLGTNTAFAAQFPGLNDMGISITRADLDVGGIFPIHTHRVSELLIVVEGTIVAGFIDTNNNTASYTTLHKGDVMIFPPTLLYFVVNARYTPVVAYACLASENPVLQLVHFALFRNNLPSELVEKITLLDQALL; from the exons ATGG ATCCTTCAAAAGTCATAGTAGATGATTTTGTTTTAACCGGTTTACGTGTCCCAGGAAGTACTAAAAACTCTTTTAAATTGGGCACAAATACAGCTTTTGCTGCTCAGTTTCCGGGTTTGAATGATATGGGAATCTCCATAACACGCGCAGACTTGGATGTGGGTGGCATTTTTCCCATCCATACACATCGAGTGTCAGAGCTTCTTATCGTAGTTGAAGGAACAATAGTTGCGGGATTTATTGATACGAATAATAACACCGCATCCTATACAACATTGCATAAAGGTGACGTTATGATTTTCCCACCAACATTACTCTATTTCGTAGTGAATGCTAGATACACTCCAGTAGTAGCGTATGCATGTTTGGCTAGTGAAAATCCAGTTCTCCAATTAGTTCACTTTGCCTTATTCCGAAACAACTTACCATCAGAATTGGTTGAGAAGATCACATTGCTTGATCAGGCACTACTGTAA